From a region of the Rouxiella sp. S1S-2 genome:
- the nirB gene encoding nitrite reductase large subunit NirB — protein MEKPTLLVIGNGMAGVRLVERVCQLAPNRYRIVVLGEEPQTAYNRIMLTPVLAGEKDFADIITHAPSWYESHNVTFFNDCRVTDVMPEWRQVACGTQLFDYHHLVFATGSRPFIPTLPGSHLGGIHGFRTQQDVDDILSTQRVHQPAVVIGGGVLGIEAAAALQLRGMKVTLVHRGARLMDQQLDEQAAQRLQKLLEQRGIQILLRAEADAYSGNTQGQVCDVILKDGRTLAAERVVVAAGVRPEIALAQRAGLWCERGVMVDAQMRTSDACISAIGECCQLGEMTFGLVAPCWQQAQILACRLADVVAEPYTAITLPLRLKVTGIELFCAGELNGTADGGRYQVQKSWDPLAGHYRRLLLCDNQLKGVLLLGDATQGPQYLSQLDIPALPSALPSVFNPDGGNAKTSDDKKIQLPQQVTRSKTMSKPVLVVAGHGMVGHHFLQQLVERNLHQQYQVIVFAEESTPAYDRVHLSEFFSGRTAESLSMVEAGFFEQSGIELRLAHGVEHIDAKHRFVVDRQGRQTAYDVLVLATGSYPFVPPIPGNDGPGCLVYRTLDDLAAIKACADKGQVGVVVGGGLLGLEAANALTHLGLETHVVEFAPRLMGVQLDEGGATMLRQKIEALGVRVHTGKETRAIVSGEQHDYCMEFADGSRLETDLVLFSAGIRPRDQLARDGGLDVGPRGGIVIDDTCRTSDPAIFAIGECALWNGQIFGLVAPGYQMARTLADTLLGSEVAFKGADMSTKLKLLGVEVASVGDAHGRTAGSLSYSWVDGPAQVYKKIVVSEDRKRLLGAVLVGDSGEYSTLLQMMLNNMPLPVNPESLILPASEGGSKQSLGVAALPEGAQICSCYNVSKGDICAAVQGGCADMVAIKSCTKAATGCGGCAALTKQVMEFALSAMGVEVKKDLCEHFAYSRQELYHLVRVGNVRTFEALIEKHGQGNGCEICKPAVGSILASCWNDYLLKPQHLPLQDTNDRFFANIQKDGTYSVVPRVPAGEITPDGLIAIGEVAKRYSLYTKITGGQRVDLFGARLEQLPEIWQQLIDAGFETGHAYGKSLRTVKSCVGSTWCRYGVQDSTRLALELENRYKGLRAPHKIKMAVSGCTRECAEAQSKDVGVIATEKGWNLFVCGNGGMKPRHADLLAQDLSREQLIRTVDRFLMFYIRTADRLQRTSTWMNNLEGGLDYLREVVLDDSLHIGAELEAEMNAVVATYQCEWQTTLASPERLALFTPFVNSQQPDEAVIHVTDRQQWRPASGKERLAAAQQQQRISPMMAADDWVDVCALSAIPANAGVAARLADAQIALFHLPSHPQQVFAVSNLEPDSDANVLARGLVGDVKGEPIVISPLYKQRFRLQDGRSLDDPQLSLNWWPVQIKEGRVWVGAQPMAHLPVCDESLAEL, from the coding sequence ATGGAAAAACCGACTTTGCTGGTGATTGGAAATGGGATGGCGGGAGTGCGTCTGGTCGAGCGAGTATGTCAGCTTGCACCCAATCGTTATCGCATTGTGGTCTTGGGTGAAGAGCCGCAAACCGCCTACAACCGCATTATGCTAACCCCGGTATTGGCAGGCGAGAAAGATTTTGCCGACATTATTACCCATGCACCGTCGTGGTATGAAAGTCACAATGTCACTTTTTTCAACGATTGTCGGGTTACCGACGTCATGCCCGAATGGCGTCAGGTAGCCTGTGGTACTCAGCTTTTTGATTATCACCATTTGGTGTTCGCGACCGGTTCCAGGCCCTTTATTCCCACGCTGCCGGGCAGCCACTTAGGCGGTATTCATGGTTTTCGCACCCAGCAAGACGTGGACGATATTTTATCCACGCAGCGGGTCCATCAGCCCGCTGTGGTCATAGGCGGTGGGGTGTTGGGCATCGAAGCGGCTGCCGCTTTGCAGCTTCGCGGCATGAAGGTCACGCTGGTGCATCGTGGCGCTCGTTTAATGGACCAACAGTTGGACGAACAGGCTGCACAGCGGCTGCAAAAGCTGCTTGAACAGCGCGGTATTCAGATTTTACTCAGGGCTGAAGCGGACGCTTACTCAGGAAATACTCAGGGGCAAGTGTGTGACGTCATCCTCAAAGACGGCCGCACGCTCGCCGCCGAAAGGGTGGTTGTTGCAGCAGGCGTACGGCCAGAGATTGCGCTGGCGCAGCGCGCCGGACTGTGGTGTGAGCGCGGCGTGATGGTTGACGCGCAAATGCGGACCTCAGATGCCTGTATTTCGGCAATTGGAGAGTGCTGCCAACTTGGCGAGATGACTTTTGGACTGGTTGCACCCTGCTGGCAGCAGGCGCAGATACTGGCCTGCAGGCTGGCCGACGTTGTCGCCGAGCCTTATACCGCGATCACTCTTCCTCTGCGATTGAAAGTGACCGGCATTGAGCTTTTCTGTGCTGGAGAGTTGAACGGCACAGCCGACGGTGGGCGTTATCAGGTGCAAAAGAGCTGGGATCCGCTGGCGGGGCACTATCGACGCCTGTTGCTGTGCGATAACCAGCTAAAAGGCGTACTGCTGCTCGGCGATGCCACCCAGGGCCCGCAGTATCTGTCGCAGCTAGACATACCCGCATTACCTTCTGCATTGCCCAGTGTGTTCAATCCTGATGGTGGCAACGCGAAGACCTCAGATGATAAAAAAATTCAGTTGCCGCAACAGGTAACCAGGAGCAAAACAATGTCAAAACCCGTATTAGTCGTCGCCGGTCACGGCATGGTCGGCCACCACTTTCTGCAACAGCTGGTTGAGCGCAACTTGCATCAGCAGTACCAGGTCATTGTGTTTGCCGAAGAGTCTACCCCCGCCTATGACCGCGTTCATTTATCCGAGTTTTTCTCAGGACGAACGGCCGAGTCGCTGTCGATGGTGGAGGCGGGTTTCTTCGAGCAAAGCGGTATTGAGCTGCGGTTGGCGCACGGCGTTGAGCATATTGATGCGAAACATCGATTTGTCGTTGACCGTCAGGGGCGTCAAACCGCCTACGATGTGCTAGTGCTGGCCACCGGCTCCTATCCTTTTGTTCCGCCGATCCCAGGCAATGACGGGCCGGGTTGTCTGGTCTATCGCACGCTTGATGATTTGGCGGCGATTAAAGCCTGCGCGGATAAAGGTCAGGTTGGCGTGGTGGTGGGGGGCGGGCTGCTGGGGCTTGAGGCGGCGAATGCGCTGACTCACCTGGGCCTGGAAACTCACGTCGTTGAGTTTGCACCGCGTCTAATGGGCGTGCAGCTTGATGAAGGGGGTGCCACCATGCTGCGGCAAAAAATCGAGGCGCTGGGCGTGCGGGTGCATACCGGTAAAGAGACGCGAGCCATCGTCAGCGGTGAGCAACATGATTACTGTATGGAATTCGCCGATGGCAGCAGGCTTGAAACTGACCTTGTGCTGTTTTCTGCCGGTATTCGCCCGCGCGACCAGCTGGCGCGCGACGGTGGGTTAGACGTTGGGCCACGCGGCGGCATTGTGATAGACGACACCTGTCGCACATCAGACCCCGCCATTTTTGCCATTGGCGAATGCGCGCTGTGGAATGGGCAGATTTTTGGTCTGGTGGCACCGGGATACCAGATGGCACGCACGCTGGCCGACACGTTGTTGGGCAGTGAGGTGGCGTTTAAAGGTGCAGACATGAGCACCAAATTGAAATTGTTAGGTGTGGAGGTGGCGTCTGTCGGTGACGCACATGGCCGCACCGCAGGCAGTCTGAGCTACAGTTGGGTCGACGGACCGGCTCAAGTGTATAAAAAAATCGTAGTATCGGAAGACCGTAAAAGGCTGCTAGGTGCCGTACTGGTCGGCGACAGCGGCGAATACAGCACGCTGCTACAAATGATGCTCAACAACATGCCGCTGCCGGTCAATCCCGAATCGTTGATTTTGCCTGCCAGTGAAGGCGGGTCGAAGCAGAGCCTCGGCGTTGCCGCGTTACCGGAAGGGGCGCAAATATGCTCCTGTTACAACGTCAGTAAAGGCGATATTTGTGCGGCGGTGCAGGGCGGATGTGCCGATATGGTGGCGATAAAAAGTTGTACCAAGGCGGCAACTGGCTGTGGCGGCTGCGCGGCCTTAACTAAACAAGTGATGGAATTTGCCCTGTCTGCGATGGGCGTCGAGGTTAAAAAAGACCTGTGCGAACACTTTGCTTACTCACGCCAGGAACTGTATCACCTGGTACGCGTGGGCAATGTTCGTACCTTTGAGGCGTTGATTGAAAAACACGGGCAGGGCAACGGTTGCGAGATTTGCAAACCGGCGGTCGGGTCTATTTTGGCGTCATGCTGGAATGATTACCTCCTAAAGCCGCAGCACTTACCCCTGCAGGACACTAACGACCGTTTTTTTGCCAATATCCAGAAAGACGGCACCTACTCAGTGGTGCCACGCGTGCCCGCCGGTGAAATTACGCCAGACGGGCTGATCGCCATTGGAGAGGTCGCCAAGCGCTATAGCCTTTACACCAAAATTACCGGCGGACAGCGCGTCGACCTGTTTGGCGCGCGGCTGGAACAACTGCCCGAGATTTGGCAGCAGTTGATTGATGCAGGTTTTGAAACCGGCCACGCCTATGGAAAGTCGCTGCGCACAGTCAAGTCCTGCGTAGGCTCAACCTGGTGTCGCTACGGCGTACAGGACTCAACGCGGTTGGCGCTGGAGCTGGAAAATCGTTACAAAGGTCTTCGCGCGCCGCATAAAATCAAGATGGCAGTTTCCGGCTGTACGCGGGAATGTGCCGAGGCGCAAAGTAAAGACGTAGGGGTGATTGCCACGGAAAAAGGCTGGAATTTGTTCGTCTGCGGCAATGGGGGAATGAAACCGCGCCATGCCGATTTACTGGCGCAGGACTTGAGTCGTGAGCAGTTGATCCGTACCGTTGACCGTTTTTTGATGTTTTATATCCGCACCGCCGACAGGTTGCAGCGCACTAGCACCTGGATGAACAATCTCGAAGGCGGTCTGGATTATCTCCGTGAGGTGGTGTTGGATGACAGCCTGCACATCGGTGCCGAGCTTGAGGCCGAAATGAACGCCGTAGTCGCCACCTACCAATGTGAGTGGCAGACCACGTTGGCCTCCCCGGAGCGTCTCGCACTGTTTACGCCGTTTGTGAACAGCCAGCAGCCGGATGAAGCGGTGATACACGTCACCGATCGTCAGCAGTGGCGACCCGCGAGCGGCAAAGAGCGCCTGGCCGCCGCGCAACAACAGCAGAGAATTTCGCCGATGATGGCGGCGGATGATTGGGTCGATGTTTGCGCGCTGAGTGCTATTCCTGCCAATGCGGGCGTAGCGGCAAGATTGGCTGATGCGCAGATTGCACTATTTCATTTGCCTTCGCATCCTCAGCAAGTGTTTGCCGTCAGTAATCTCGAGCCGGACAGCGATGCCAACGTGCTGGCGCGTGGATTGGTGGGCGATGTGAAAGGTGAGCCGATAGTTATTTCTCCGCTCTATAAACAGCGTTTTCGCCTGCAGGATGGCCGCAGCCTCGATGACCCACAGCTTTCCCTAAACTGGTGGCCGGTGCAGATAAAAGAGGGCCGGGTTTGGGTAGGTGCACAGCCGATGGCGCATTTGCCGGTCTGTGATGAATCCTTGGCCGAACTATGA
- a CDS encoding nitrate reductase translates to MKNSAATDSVTALQGVATTCAYCGVGCGVNMQRSDSGFSATGDVLHPANGGRLCVKGSALGETLSLKGRLLHPEINRQPVSWPQALDAVASGLQKIITEFGPQAVAFYGSGQLLTEDYYVANKLMKGFIGAGNMDTNSRLCMASAVVGYKRAFGADAVPGNYQDIELADCVLLVGSNTAWAHPVVYQRLVQAKKNRPEMRVVVIDPRQTATCDIADLHLPLRPGSDAALFNGALNAMVTRGRIDADFVRLHTEGSEETLYAAAQWTLANTAEFCALSEAQLLAFYHLLAESENWVTLYSMGINQSSSGVDKCNAIINLHLATGTIGREGCGPFSLTGQPNAMGGREVGGLANQLAAHMGFDEKEVDLVGRFWRSDNVTKTPGFNAVELFQAIEKGQVKAVWIMGTNPVVSLPDADRVRAGLARCPLVIVSDIMRDTDTTRVANICLPALGWGEKNGTVTNSERCVSRQRSFLPAPGEAKADWWILSQVAQRLGFGEAFSYQHPAEIFREHAALSGFENHGQRAFDISALAQLSNEQWDNLLPLQWPINANSPHGTVRLFTQGEFYHPGGKARFIPVTPRLANNQPSAGYPLVMNTGRVRDQWHTMTRTGKSARLMQHISEPYCQFHPDDVAGTKAGDLLRVTSSHGWLLLRAVPDPLQPRGSVFVPMHWNGQFSQQARVDALIEAHIDPLSGQPESKQMPVNVRRWHATFQAELFIREPVASGDSAVRVPEVAYWSRITQPDIAHFVLADSSTPIDWYRWLDGRYGLSAFNCQYADLGERGFHLLAWSDGELALAFYADAVLPNLDRQAVVEAFSLPPSTADARLSLLAGVAASGKAPTGAIICSCFGVGEVQITQAMAEGGCSVQQLGDRLKCGTNCGSCLPELKKILAAQTLTVLAGESK, encoded by the coding sequence ATGAAAAATTCTGCGGCTACCGACTCTGTCACCGCCTTGCAGGGCGTTGCGACAACCTGTGCCTACTGCGGCGTGGGCTGCGGGGTAAATATGCAGCGCAGTGACAGCGGTTTTTCGGCAACCGGCGATGTGTTACATCCGGCAAACGGCGGTCGGCTGTGTGTAAAAGGCAGCGCGCTGGGGGAAACGCTCAGTTTAAAGGGGCGTTTGCTGCATCCTGAAATTAACCGCCAGCCGGTAAGTTGGCCTCAGGCGCTCGACGCCGTAGCCAGCGGATTGCAAAAAATCATCACCGAATTTGGACCCCAGGCGGTGGCTTTTTATGGCTCGGGTCAGCTGTTGACGGAGGACTATTACGTCGCCAACAAGCTGATGAAAGGTTTTATTGGTGCCGGAAATATGGACACCAACTCACGTCTGTGCATGGCCTCGGCGGTGGTGGGGTATAAACGCGCCTTTGGTGCCGATGCTGTTCCCGGTAATTATCAGGATATTGAACTTGCCGACTGCGTGCTGCTGGTTGGGTCGAATACCGCCTGGGCGCATCCGGTGGTGTATCAACGGCTGGTGCAGGCCAAGAAAAATCGTCCTGAAATGCGTGTGGTCGTGATTGACCCCCGGCAAACGGCGACCTGCGATATTGCCGACCTGCATTTGCCGCTGCGACCCGGTTCCGACGCGGCACTGTTTAACGGTGCCCTCAATGCCATGGTCACGCGAGGCCGTATTGATGCCGATTTCGTCCGATTGCACACTGAGGGGAGCGAAGAAACGTTGTATGCGGCAGCGCAGTGGACCCTCGCGAATACCGCCGAATTCTGCGCACTTTCCGAAGCGCAGCTGCTGGCGTTTTATCATCTCTTGGCCGAGAGTGAAAACTGGGTGACGCTCTATTCGATGGGCATCAATCAGTCCAGCTCCGGCGTGGATAAATGCAATGCTATCATTAACCTGCATCTCGCCACCGGCACGATTGGTCGAGAGGGCTGCGGACCTTTCTCTCTCACTGGGCAGCCTAATGCAATGGGCGGGCGCGAGGTAGGCGGACTGGCGAACCAGTTGGCTGCGCACATGGGTTTTGATGAAAAGGAGGTTGACCTCGTCGGTCGTTTTTGGCGTAGTGACAATGTCACTAAAACGCCTGGTTTTAACGCCGTTGAGCTATTTCAGGCCATTGAAAAAGGGCAGGTAAAAGCGGTGTGGATAATGGGCACTAATCCGGTGGTGTCGCTGCCCGATGCCGACCGCGTTCGTGCCGGACTCGCTCGCTGCCCGCTGGTGATTGTCTCCGATATTATGCGAGATACCGACACCACTCGTGTGGCCAATATTTGCCTTCCGGCATTGGGATGGGGGGAAAAGAACGGCACGGTCACCAACTCCGAACGCTGCGTTTCACGGCAGAGAAGTTTTTTGCCCGCACCCGGCGAGGCCAAGGCAGACTGGTGGATCCTTTCACAGGTGGCGCAGCGCTTGGGTTTTGGCGAGGCGTTTAGCTATCAGCATCCGGCAGAGATTTTCCGCGAACACGCTGCTCTGTCGGGGTTTGAGAATCACGGTCAGCGTGCGTTTGATATCAGCGCATTGGCGCAGCTGAGCAACGAGCAATGGGATAACCTCCTGCCGCTGCAGTGGCCGATAAATGCCAATAGTCCCCACGGAACGGTGCGGCTGTTTACCCAAGGTGAATTTTATCATCCCGGCGGCAAAGCACGGTTTATACCCGTTACGCCGCGACTGGCGAATAATCAACCCTCGGCAGGTTATCCGCTGGTGATGAACACTGGCCGCGTGCGCGACCAGTGGCATACCATGACTCGCACCGGAAAATCAGCACGGCTGATGCAGCACATCAGCGAACCATATTGCCAGTTTCACCCCGATGACGTAGCAGGAACCAAAGCCGGTGACTTGCTGAGGGTCACATCCTCGCACGGCTGGCTGCTGCTGCGTGCGGTTCCCGATCCCTTACAGCCGCGCGGCAGCGTGTTTGTGCCCATGCATTGGAATGGCCAATTTAGCCAGCAGGCAAGGGTGGATGCGCTGATTGAGGCACACATTGACCCGCTTTCTGGCCAGCCTGAAAGTAAACAGATGCCGGTCAATGTTCGTCGGTGGCACGCCACGTTTCAGGCTGAACTGTTTATTCGTGAACCCGTAGCTTCGGGAGACTCAGCAGTGCGGGTGCCAGAAGTGGCCTACTGGAGCCGGATTACCCAGCCTGATATTGCGCACTTTGTGCTGGCCGACTCGTCGACGCCTATCGACTGGTATCGTTGGCTTGACGGACGCTATGGCCTTTCGGCGTTCAATTGTCAGTACGCTGATTTGGGTGAACGGGGATTTCATCTTCTCGCGTGGTCAGACGGCGAATTGGCGCTGGCTTTTTATGCCGACGCTGTCCTGCCTAATCTTGACCGACAGGCGGTAGTCGAAGCATTTTCTCTGCCGCCCAGCACTGCGGACGCGCGATTGTCACTGTTGGCTGGCGTGGCGGCCAGCGGCAAAGCGCCGACCGGTGCGATAATCTGCAGTTGTTTCGGCGTGGGTGAAGTACAAATCACGCAGGCGATGGCTGAGGGAGGTTGCAGCGTGCAACAGTTGGGCGACAGGCTCAAATGCGGCACCAACTGCGGGTCATGCCTCCCTGAACTTAAAAAGATACTTGCCGCGCAAACCCTTACTGTGCTGGCTGGAGAGTCAAAATGA